The following are from one region of the Bacillus methanolicus MGA3 genome:
- a CDS encoding glycogen/starch/alpha-glucan phosphorylase codes for MFTSKEEFKKAFLQRLEMMFGKSFQDSTRREHFQTLGNMIREYISSDWIKTNEQYRASGEKQVYYLSIEFLLGRLLRNNLMNLGIENIVYEGLYDLGIDLAEVEEAEADAGLGNGGLGRLAACFLDSLATLNLPGHGFGIRYKHGLFEQKIVDGYQVELPEHWLRHGNVWEVRRADLAVQVPFWGKVEAVSEDGCLQFRHINTETVTAVPYDLPIVGYKTKTVNTLRLWSAQPSPYPVNKDVLKYKRETESISEFLYPDDTHDEGKILRLKQQYFLVSASIQSIIRSYLSTHSSLLDFHKHVSIHINDTHPALAIPELMRILLDEEKMGWDEAWNITKNTISYTNHTTLSEALEKWPIRIFQPLLPRIFMIVDEINERFCKELWDRYPGDWERIEKMAIVAHGEVRMAHLALAGCYSVNGVARLHTDILKKREMNLFYEVFPDKFNNKTNGISHRRWLLKSNPGLAKLISETIGTSWIDSPAQLERLIEFRDDPAFLKKLSSIKKENKNSLAAIIKEKTGVTVDPSSIFDVHVKRLHAYKRQLLNILHIMHLYNRIKEDSSFSIYPRTFIFGAKASPGYYYAKKIIKLINSVADIINNDPDLNDQLKVIFLENYRVSLAEEIFPAADISEQISTASKEASGTGNMKFMMNGAITVGTLDGANIEIMEKVGEENIFIFGLTADEVLHYYQHGGYNARDYYHHDYRIHQVLDSLVNGFFPDAEGEFEAIYDSLIMQNDQYFVLRDFASYVDIQQKAGEAFEDQDRWLKMSLMNIAKSGHFSSDRTIAEYANDIWKIKATNPMINS; via the coding sequence ATGTTTACTAGTAAGGAAGAATTTAAAAAAGCATTTTTACAGAGGCTTGAGATGATGTTTGGCAAAAGCTTTCAGGACAGCACAAGACGGGAACACTTTCAGACACTTGGCAATATGATTCGTGAATATATCAGCTCAGATTGGATTAAGACAAATGAACAATACCGCGCTTCCGGTGAGAAGCAAGTATATTACTTATCAATAGAGTTTTTATTAGGGCGATTGCTCCGGAATAATTTAATGAACCTGGGAATTGAGAATATTGTTTATGAAGGTTTATACGATCTTGGAATCGATTTGGCTGAAGTGGAAGAGGCCGAGGCTGATGCGGGTCTTGGAAACGGCGGGCTAGGCCGACTAGCAGCTTGCTTTCTCGATTCGCTGGCGACATTAAATCTTCCCGGACATGGTTTTGGAATTCGATATAAACATGGCCTATTTGAGCAAAAGATAGTTGATGGATATCAGGTGGAACTCCCCGAGCATTGGCTCAGGCATGGGAATGTTTGGGAAGTGCGAAGAGCCGATTTAGCGGTTCAGGTTCCGTTTTGGGGCAAAGTTGAGGCTGTTTCAGAAGATGGATGTTTACAATTCCGCCATATCAATACGGAAACAGTTACGGCTGTTCCGTATGATCTGCCGATTGTCGGCTATAAGACAAAGACTGTTAATACTTTGAGATTGTGGAGTGCACAGCCTTCACCGTACCCGGTAAATAAAGATGTTTTAAAATATAAAAGGGAAACAGAGTCTATTTCTGAGTTTTTGTATCCTGATGATACCCATGATGAAGGAAAAATTCTTCGATTAAAACAGCAATACTTTCTTGTTTCTGCCAGCATTCAATCAATTATTCGTTCCTATCTTTCAACGCATAGTAGTTTGCTAGATTTCCATAAACATGTCAGCATTCATATAAACGATACCCACCCTGCTCTTGCCATTCCTGAATTGATGAGAATCTTGCTTGATGAGGAAAAAATGGGCTGGGACGAAGCGTGGAACATAACGAAAAACACAATTTCATATACAAACCATACAACTTTATCAGAAGCACTTGAGAAGTGGCCGATTCGTATCTTTCAGCCATTGCTCCCGCGTATTTTTATGATTGTTGATGAGATAAACGAACGTTTTTGCAAGGAACTTTGGGACCGCTATCCTGGTGATTGGGAAAGAATTGAAAAGATGGCTATTGTTGCTCACGGTGAAGTGAGAATGGCCCATTTGGCACTTGCCGGCTGTTATAGTGTAAATGGTGTTGCCAGACTTCATACTGATATTCTTAAAAAACGTGAAATGAATCTTTTTTATGAGGTCTTTCCTGATAAATTTAATAACAAAACAAATGGAATCTCCCACAGAAGGTGGTTGTTAAAGTCAAATCCTGGGCTAGCAAAACTAATTTCGGAAACGATCGGAACATCGTGGATAGATTCACCGGCCCAATTGGAGAGACTCATAGAGTTCCGCGATGATCCGGCGTTTTTGAAAAAGCTTTCATCGATTAAAAAAGAGAACAAAAACAGTTTGGCAGCAATAATAAAAGAGAAGACAGGAGTTACTGTCGATCCAAGTTCAATTTTTGATGTCCATGTAAAAAGACTGCATGCTTATAAGCGCCAGCTTTTGAACATTCTTCATATTATGCATTTATACAACCGGATAAAAGAAGATTCAAGTTTCAGTATATACCCGAGGACGTTCATTTTTGGTGCAAAAGCGTCACCGGGGTATTATTATGCCAAAAAGATCATAAAGCTAATTAATTCAGTTGCCGATATAATTAACAACGATCCTGATCTAAATGATCAGTTAAAGGTCATTTTCCTTGAGAATTATCGGGTATCGCTTGCAGAAGAAATCTTTCCTGCTGCTGATATTAGCGAACAAATTTCAACAGCAAGCAAAGAAGCTTCAGGAACGGGCAACATGAAGTTTATGATGAATGGAGCGATTACAGTTGGAACTTTAGATGGTGCAAACATCGAGATTATGGAAAAAGTCGGAGAGGAAAACATTTTTATCTTTGGATTAACGGCTGATGAAGTTCTTCATTATTACCAGCATGGGGGTTATAATGCTAGAGATTACTATCACCACGATTATCGAATCCATCAGGTGCTTGATTCTTTAGTGAACGGATTTTTCCCGGATGCCGAAGGCGAATTCGAAGCAATATACGATTCATTGATCATGCAAAATGACCAGTATTTTGTACTTCGGGATTTTGCTTCGTATGTCGATATTCAACAGAAAGCAGGCGAGGCCTTTGAAGATCAAGACAGATGGCTGAAGATGAGTTTAATGAACATCGCAAAATCAGGTCATTTTTCAAGTGATCGAACGATTGCGGAATATGCAAATGATATTTGGAAAATCAAGGCCACAAACCCAATGATAAATTCGTAA